The Gossypium arboreum isolate Shixiya-1 chromosome 6, ASM2569848v2, whole genome shotgun sequence DNA window TATCTTATGACATGCAATTCTCTGGAATAGCGGCAAAAAGATGTCctcaaaatggtaatttacccttACAGATTGATTGACATCAAATCCTACTAATAGGCTACAACACTCTTTTAAGCAGCAGTCAGAAGCCACATGGCCTCCGGAAACCCCGCAAATTTAGGCCTCTGACTCCAGTATTGCCGACTGTAAGCTACTTCATTATGATGGCACTACCAAAAAGAAAACAAATTGTCAATACAGAAGAAAATTTGGACACCAACCTCGTATAGTGAGAAATCAAATTAGAAAGCACATATTATTGCCAATATATCAAGCAAAAATAATTTAAGACAGAAAGGGACAAACCAAAACCAAATATCCTACTTATGCATGGAAGCAGGTTATTAGTATGTAGAATGGTAGGCCATAAAAAGAATCATACTGTATGTAGATGTATCAATCTGCTCAGGAAGCTCCTTTATATCCACCTCAAACCTCTCCTGGACCTACAATGGATCGTGAAATTTTGATTAGAGGTTGACACGTCATAGGACAAAATGATGCTAGAAAGGTTTAAACCCAAACCTGATTGAGCACATCAGAATCTGAAGCAGATGAAACAAATGTAATTGCAAGACCCTTGGTACCAAACCTACCAGCCCTACCAACCTGCCAATAAACCAAGACACAACATTAGTCAGTTTACATGCATAAAACAGACGCAATACTATACAGATAATTCACTTTAAACATTAAACAAAACCCACTCTGTGCAGGTATGTATCAGCAGAATCTGGCATATCGTAGTTGATGACAATGTTAACACGTTCAATGTCAATTCCCCTTCCAACCAAATCTGTGGCCACTAGAATTCTTTTATGCCCCTCCTTGAAACCCTTGTACCGAGTCAGCCTACAATCatcagttttaaaaaaaaatacaagattAGATACTTCTATTATTAAATATCAGCTAAACCTAATTAGAGAAGCTAAACCATGTAATATTTAAGCAAGGAGAATTATACTACTGGAACAGAAAAAGAAACCCAAACTTCTAAAAATATATAGCAAGTAAATAACAGTTTCTAGAAAGAAGACATAAGACGCACAAGCCAAACCCTAAAACAAGGGACCAAAATATGGGATCTTGAGCAAGATAATGTTACAAAGTTAACTGAAAACTATAAATCAAGTAAAGAAAAGCATTATTTTCTCCACATATGTTCTCTATGAGAggaaaaaatataacaaaaaaataaataaccaTACTGCATAACCCAACTCAACCAAATCATGTTCATACTAAAGACTCCATGGTTCCAAGTGCACAAAACCACCACAACATCCAGTGTAGCAGAAAACATAAAATCAGCAACTGAACGACCATACTTGGTGCATTAAGAAAACATGATAAAGAAATGCCTCAAAAACCTTTGAAAGAAGATCTTTAAAAGTATATAAACGTCCTTGAGTCATATATAGTATAAGAAAATATAAAGTATCCTAAGcccttataaatttaaaataaaaaagggacAATGTATAAAGAACGAATGAAGCATGATAAGTACAAACCTTTCCTCCTGGGACATGCCAGAGTGGATGCATATAGAAGGAAAATTACACTCTACAAGTAACTTGTTTAACTCAGCAGCTCGGTTCACACTTTTGACAAAGATAACAACTTGGTTGAAGTCCAATGCATCAAGGAGGTCATTCAACTTGCGGTTTTTCTCCAGCTCACTCAATTTGATGTAGTGCTGCCATTGGAACCATTTTGGTGATTAGGTCTTGAATTATCTTTAAAAATAACAAGTTCATGAGGGTGAACTAGGCTCATGGAACAAACCTGCACAAGACCATGAAGGGTCAACTTGGCCTCGTCGTCCACATAAATTTCCATTGGCTGAAAGGAACAAATGTGACAGTAAATCATATTAGCGAGCTTCCTCAAGAAAATGGAATCCAGTACAAAATGAATTATTGATGCACATCGCTTGATTTGAGATTCTGGTCCATCTGACTTGCCTCCTTGCAGATTCATTACTTAATCACAGCAAGTACGTGCTATTCTCCTCAAAAGCAATGATTCTATTACAAAACAACACAGCACCCAAAGAAGGAAACATCCAACCCTTCTTAATACCCCCAGCCTAAGCCCAAACCAATAGCCTTAATTGAAAACAACTAAGAAATCAagcttaaatttaaataataataaaaagatcaCAAAGATCCACTACTTCAAAAGCCTAAACACTGCAAACCTATCACTTCACTACTAACCTTCCCCAATCAATCTGCATAACCCAGAAATGATTAGTTGAAGAAACTGCACCCAAGCAACACCAGTAGCAAGCATATAGTGATGGACCTACCAAGATTAAAATTTTACATAACTCTTGTTGAAAGCTGGGAATGAATTAAAAAGATACTTTCTAAATTCAAGTAGTATTGGCCACGGAATATTACATCTTGCATAAATTTCTTGCAAACCGGGCGAATTTCTTTGCTGAGCGTAGCAGAAAACATCATAACTTGCTTATCATGGGGGGTCATCTTGAAAATTTCCTGCACATCTCTCCTCATGTCTGCAggagataaataaaataaataccagaGGGAATGCAATAAGTAAAAGAAGCATAAAAAACTTGTACATTTATCTAGCTCCAGGTAAAGAAAACCATACCGAGTGATTCAAGCATCTTGTCACATTCATCAAGAATGAAATGCCTGACATTCTTCAATGAAAGGTCCTTGTCTCTAGCCAGAGCCAATATCCTTCCAGGTGTCCCAACAACAATGTGGGGGCATTCATTTTTCAGCAGATCTTTGTGTACTTTGACGTTGACACCACCATAGAAGACAGCAACCTTAATATCAGGCAGGTAAGTACTGAACCTCTCAAACTCATGACAAATCTACAAGGGGATAACTAAAATGAGATGACATATATCATATAACCTCAAGAATGTAGAAGGAAATTTTATGACCAGAAAGCTTACAGAAAAAGATGCAGAACATGTTCTTACCTGATAAGCTAACTCTCTTGTATGGCATAAAACGAGGGCAATAACTTGTCCTGGAGTTGGCTCAATCTGCTGTAATGATGACAAAACAAAAACCGCAGTCTTTCCCATCCCTGATTTAGCTTGGCAAATGACATCCATACCCAGTATAGCTTGGGGAATACATTCATGTTGCACTGATGAACCAAAGAAAAGTGCATCAAGGAATCCAGGGTAAGTAAAATATAACCTCCACGATCCTTTTAATTTAACTTTATGATAGTTGCATATTACCTGCAAAAACAATGCATCAAAATAGAGGTTTTAAGCTGAACAAGAAAGTCACATTAAACATACACAAAAGAGGCTATAAATCTAAATTGGACATTTTGAGTAGAATTCCCAAGCTTgagaaaataacaataaaactGCCAAAGAGCAAGCCATCAATGTAATTTAAATTGCAATTTTGGTTCTAGGAACGGAACTACATATATCTTTTAACAAATATATAGAAACGAAAGAGTAAGAGTCAGAAACTTGCCTTCGGAAGGGTGCTCAAACCCAGAGTCAACAATTGCCCGAAGAAGCTCTGGCTTCAAAAGGAAGTCTCTGAATCCTGAACTGTGAATCCCAACATAGCCCCTACAGAAGAAAAGGAGAATATATTAATTACCATCATATACGAAAGCAAAATAAAATCATTTGAgaccaaagaaaaataaaattgacGCAACTAGTATATGTTCTAACCTTCTGTTACCAGAAATTGCTCTCTCCCTAAAGATTCTCAAATTCGCATGCAAGTTCACAATTAGAGATCACTAACGATCAAATTCAGTAAAACTAATGTTCCAATTAGCATACAGTTTATTATAAAATTACTGATTAAAAGAAACAATtcacaaaaaaattatatatagaaaattatgtatttatataaaCACAAAAACTACATATATTTAAGTTCCAATAAATCGCAATCCGTTCCTACTAAAAGAATCTATCGAATTTAATTTTATAGTAGTGAATTGTACTCTAGTTTTCATTCCCGGTACTGGACCGATCCGCATTACACGTAACTTGTTCGAAGCAAAGTTCGTTCGTTCTCATATGAgaacaaatataatttaaataggaaatgaaaagggagtaataaagagaaagtaaaagcTCACTTCTTCCCGGCCTCGCCGTTGACTTTAGCAGTCACGGAGTCAGGtactttctcttcttcttcctcgTAGTCGAGAAGCTCTTCCTCGTAAGCATCGTTGTCCCTCGTTTCTCCCATTCTTCTACAAATCCCAATAACAAATAATTAGTGTTTTAGCAAAGTAGGAGATCGAAGAGTAACTGAAAACATGGTCCTCATAAAAACAAATTTCAAAGAAAGACTGTAGATTTGGAAGATTTACCTGAGAAGTTAATTGAAAGAGGAGGGAATTTTGGGGTTTAGGGTTAAGGTTCAAAGAGAGTCTGCAAAGGAAAAAGGTTAGCACTTAAAGTGGAAGAAAGAAAAGATTTAGATTTGAAAAATAGAGAGAGAAAATCGGGTTTTCGGGTTCGACTATCGATCGTCGATATTGCCCGAAATGACCTCGCTTCTTCTCAATATTTACCATCGACTACTGCTCTCCCTAGTTGGACATAGCGTTCGAATTGTGAACATCTTTAACCTTTATTAAAAAATAtggaaattaaatttattttagtatttatatttttattttcgtacttaaatttgataattacacttattttacttttaaattttaaaaataaaaaatttaataacgtGACActcttatattatattatgtcattatttgaaattttaaaatatacataatattatCATATAGTATTGCGTTATcaaattttaatgaaatataaTTTAAAGATTAAAACAAATTTAATTACCAATATTAAGATCAAAGtagataaaaaatataaatatcaaagtGAGACTAAAAGTTATATTAACTCTTTTAGATTTTAAGTATTTTGCATTGTTATAAAAAGTACTTTCAAAAGTTAAAAGGATTACTTAGGTATTATAATTTCAAAGTAAAATTAAGTTAatatttaaatcatatttttaagcaattaatataaaatatttaaaacttttagTTTGAATGTATAAACCatatttataatttatcatttataATCTATAATTTTATACTATGAAACTCAAATTAGCTTTTGAAAAATCGAAAGAtagaattttcatttttttagtttagtttgaaaaataattttaaataaaaacttatgATTTAGCATTATTTAAAGGATAAGAATTTCGTTTGGCTTGAAAAACCCCATTTGAAAAGAAATGCTAAATGCAATCTAAATTTTATTTCGATAAAAAATTGATGGGTTTTACCAATGCAATATAGTTAGTACTagcaagaaaaattgaaaatcgatAAAAATTAAAGTGTTCAGATAATTTATAAAATACaagtttaaaaattataattattcgaACCgagtcaaattttatttttatttaatatataattaatatatttttattatataaaataaatattttatattaaaaatagtaaaaataatttaaaagttctTGAAACATTAttgtttttagaaatatttactgaaaaagattttaaaagtttgtataataatattcaaaagttataaaaaaagcttattttgttaaaataagtcaaaattaaaatgaaaaaatgagaACCAAATCGAATTATGACAAATGGttcaaaaaaatctaaaaaaaaatattCGACCAAACTGAACTAATATCACTCCTAGTTAGAGGTGTCCATGGATCGGGCCAAGTCCAATAAAAAATTAAGGCCTGCTTGTTAGGCCTGAGCCCGGCCCGaaaatgagcctaaaattttgcccaagcctgatccaaataaaaatactaaaacccgaGCCCGGCTCagctatattaattttttaaaaaaatataatacattaaaaatactaaaagcATTAAAATGTTtcctaacaaattaaaaataaattttaaaaatatgtatacttaaataacactcaGATATGTGCAATTTAACAagtaaatgtctctaaaataataacaaaattaacaataaaacaagagttatatagtatccaaataataacaataaaatagtaacaaCATAATTATGAAATTGTAGCAAATAGTAAAAACCAAcaagaaaatagtaataaaataataataagcaagaaaataataaaaaatagcaagaaaataataaacaaacaaatcATTTCTGGTCAAAAAAGTCTTACCCGAGGCCTAACCCGTTTTCTAAACGAACCTTATTTCTTGTCCAAGTTCATTTTTCGGtcttatatttttactcaaatccTCTCACTTTTCTGGTAGGCCTTCAGGCCTGATCCGGTCCATAAATAGGTCTACTTATTGTCAGTACTTATGCATACAAGTTGATTTCAATTAAtacaaaattttgatattttaaataaatttttaatatttttatcttaaCACTTTTAATAATTGcataaaattaaacataattaataaattaagtattaaacctaattattattttcaaaatttatatttacataAAACATATGTATACATTATGTTAATATAACATTTGGTACTTGATTTTAGGGGTATTCACACTTCGGTTAAAATCGAATTTGTAACACACCCTACCTGTATTCGTcatcagaacagggtacgaggcattaccgaagctTATCGAATCATTCTTAATTAGGGGAAAAAGTAAAAGAaagtaaacatgtaatatttaataaattcgtataacatggtaattaacttaccgcTTCTCTATATTCAACATAATTATACAAAGCATAATTATTCGAATTGATCATGAGTCCTAATATCTATTCTTATCACATTGTTAGTCATacaattcatataaatatcaagaaacatgtatgtgctcaactttcattaaatttctcatatgcatAGACTTTTACGcatcatttattcacataacttataacaatcatatctatgtattttaaatacgctttcataacaatttgtcttgatttcagactatctcatattggagctttactcatcaaatcatttgaaatactgtctttatacaaatagtacacttgagttgcataattctataattatgaatgaacacatttataaaatatattccatgttcatatatcatagtctcatgtctccatatatcaaatatataaccATCATTTTCTTGTGTTTCAGATAAATACATATAACCATATATAAGCATGCCATTCACTATTTCTTCTTgtctatcacaatttcaaatgatagattcatgtgaatgagctcaataataaccatgaaaatacttaccacattctttcacacatgttccacttataacatattttttttatatttggcttGACATTTACTAAACAATATCGGATATTCTTTTATTAGGTAATagcaaatattcaaattattctttaacatatataacatttaattcaaacatgaatttataacatttttcattttaacaaagtttaacatttaccaaatataatcgagcatgtgatcaatttatgcatAAGTCACTCACATATTTTTCTCCTGCTcatctccattccacatccttaatgtatataacatgcttataagtaacattatctataatttcactatttacttatatttatattccAAAGTTGTttatctgtgtcatagtcactaaattatttttaacttgagctatggaactccaaattaagatccactaattttctctgaaactagacttacatatcttcttaccataaaatttttagaatttatggtttagccaataagtacagtttattctttaaactcacccatgttctgctgtctgacaattccgacccttcttcactaaaaattaattttctcctcATACGAGATTCGAATAATGTTCCCGCTTGTTTTTCTTGAAAAaaaactcattcaggattctaaacatataaatttaagcccctaattatttttttcaaattttgatgatttttcaaagtcagaacaggagaacccaaaatcattctgaccttatcttacaaaatttattatatctcatgatttacaattccattacttacatcatttcttctataagaaactagacttaataagctttaatttcatattttattcatcctttcatttgatttctaaaatttttggtgatttttcaaagttagactactgctgctgtccaaaacagttttaatgcaaaatgttaatttccattttaccccaaatttcacagttcatacaattcagtccttactcaattaacccctcaattgagataattttctcaattaatactttattctatcattttaaactactttATAGCCCCTGAAAATCATAACTTTAGCACTAGaccttaattccaaactctttcatagttaggtcctaaaatcaatttccatcaattttacttaataaaatcattatatatcaaaattaaaacttcaaatctatatttattcatcatatgcttccagcactcatccatagcaactttaaaaattagcgatggaatcaaaaactaatgacatagtaagttggacccaattgtaaaagtccaaaatcttagaaatttcaaggagaaagcaagaattaaacttacgtgaagctagagtatgaaaaccagcttgaaccctcttccatggctgtttttcagctgatgaaaatgaagagaaaatgaagagaattctagatattccaatttggtcccatttttatttagctaattttggcaatttttcaattttgcctTTATTTCAccaatttcctgatttttctGGGCTATTGccacccaaaatatctcctttgggcttattttcactttaggtcctttctCATTTGacaattaagctatttaatccttctagcaacttttacacctttttcaatttagtcctttttatttaattaatcacccaaacgttaaaattttctaacgaaattttaatactaccttattgacactccgtaaatatttataaaaatactgGCTCGGTTTATAACACCGAGAGCTCAatacttttttttctcaattacTTGACTAAATAAATCTTTGTAAAACACaatttattatttcaaaaatattttaaaagctacatttgactcataaataataaataatataatctacgagttTATTTTTCGGATTtgatggtctcgaaccactatttctgacatcactaaaatttgggctattacagaatTAATTGACCGAACCGATCTAATTCGATTAATCAGTCGATGACCAGATTTAGTTCGATCGGAAGTCGGttaatgattttttgaaatttcagtTAGCAGTTAATTTGGTTTGAAATCGggtaattaaccaaattaactaaaatatttgTTGTTTTCAAGACTTATATAGTGTTTGGTTGTTAACTTTCAAAACTTATGTAATGTTTCTAATATCTTATTTGTTGTTTTCACCtacatttaatatttttgaattattaaataaaagaaataaacattagtaatgtattttttatatgtttaattctgatacttattttaaccaaaagacaaaaacatataaattttgattcGGTTAACGAttaaagatttttacattttgaatAATTCGATTAATAATAATTTGGTTCAAATATTAGCCAAACCGACCATTTAAACTTGACTTGACTTGACTTTAACGTTTAATTTTGGTACCTAAATTTTTTATCCaaataaacacaaattttaattttCGCCACATTTTAGTCCAATTTTTGTAATACAATTAAAATGAGATTACATGACCAATTAGGTTTGTACAAATAGAATGTACTTACCACATCAGCAAACACCTTAAAAAAATCTAAACAATTaggaaattttgaaaaattaaaatatatataatcaatCACTTCCGTAAATTtcgaaaaattaattaaaattttagaatatttaaaaagtatataaaaagtTTATAATATATGTAAATTAAAATTGGATTAAAATGTGTGACAAAATTAAATTTGAATACCAATTTGGATTGAAAAAGTTAGCTCTCAAAAAAATATTGAAGCCAAAGTTAAGTACTAATTTTTATGTCAATCTTTATACATacgtaatttatatatatatatatatatacatatatctttactatatttaaattttgattaagttGGTATTACGAGTTAACTGGATACTATCTCAATTGGTGTTACAAgtgtatttttatcttttaatatctatatttttatcttttaatatatttataaattaataaaagttacaTATGGTAACTATTTGAATCAAAGCTtcattttgtgtttattataaattttaataaatatttttattacattttttacTCAGGACTATAATctaatatttcaataaaaataaaaattgatctgtaaaataaaatttttaaagtattgataaacctaaaataataaatcaaatcaCACTAATACAAATACTTATATAAgtatgaaaataaaaacaaaaacgaTTCACCTCCTAAACTGGTATTGACAACCTTGTACTATGTTTGAATCAGTCAAAAAGGAGGGAAATTTACGTAAAATGAAGAGAATGGTTCATTTGGATAACACGTTTTAATAGGGAAGAGAAAGTAAAAAAAGAATTAATAGTCTCTCCCTTTCTTTGTGTTACTATGTAGGATTCATATGGATAACATGTTTTAACAGGGAAGAGAAAGTAAAAAAGAATTGATAATCTCTCCCTTTTCTTTGTGTTACTATGTTTTTATTTCGATAGAAAATAATAGTATACAATGAAACATCAACCAATTAAATTTTAACTCGGCATCGACTGAATTAGATTAGCTAACAATAAACTTTTCACCGTATTTGGGGGATCGTCGTACACTTGCAAACTTGAAATTTCGAAATTAGAACATTTAGTCATATGACCGACAActtcattatgaatttttggaaTATGATGAATCTTTACTCTCCAACTCCTTCTCAGGATTTGATGCAGCAAACATAACGCTACCAAA harbors:
- the LOC108486679 gene encoding DEAD-box ATP-dependent RNA helicase 15, with protein sequence MGETRDNDAYEEELLDYEEEEEKVPDSVTAKVNGEAGKKGYVGIHSSGFRDFLLKPELLRAIVDSGFEHPSEVQHECIPQAILGMDVICQAKSGMGKTAVFVLSSLQQIEPTPGQVIALVLCHTRELAYQICHEFERFSTYLPDIKVAVFYGGVNVKVHKDLLKNECPHIVVGTPGRILALARDKDLSLKNVRHFILDECDKMLESLDMRRDVQEIFKMTPHDKQVMMFSATLSKEIRPVCKKFMQDPMEIYVDDEAKLTLHGLVQHYIKLSELEKNRKLNDLLDALDFNQVVIFVKSVNRAAELNKLLVECNFPSICIHSGMSQEERLTRYKGFKEGHKRILVATDLVGRGIDIERVNIVINYDMPDSADTYLHRVGRAGRFGTKGLAITFVSSASDSDVLNQVQERFEVDIKELPEQIDTSTYMPS